One part of the Oenanthe melanoleuca isolate GR-GAL-2019-014 chromosome 26, OMel1.0, whole genome shotgun sequence genome encodes these proteins:
- the PSRC1 gene encoding proline/serine-rich coiled-coil protein 1: MAEDRDVRFVTEESFDFSLLSPSDSQEEEEAEDSPGGDCRHGDGNGRWSPLRGARLEEMVREATRLAAQLEGCHLSPPDPRDPPGPAATPPGTPRSPRRQTFVVKDSPVRALLPIVESQGPASFSHLPAKPQGASAATSVPRAPPSRNSTAVAKAPSGGRRLPASRVGLPRLCPPQGQEAGARGRSEPPRGGAAGQPKARGVTVPCPAHTRQPHTRTTTTPVPSGCSPAPTALPKVSPRSPAAGGRTPIPRGTGAARAVPLTAASGCKPGSPPARLRPPRKTAVTPR, encoded by the exons ATGGCCGAGGACCGAG ATGTTCGATTTGTCACCGAGGAGAGCTTCGACTTCAGCTTGCTGTCCCCATCTGACAG ccaggaggaagaggaggctgaggaTAGCCCGGGCGGGGATTGCAGGCACGGGGACGGCAACGGGCGCTGGAGTCCCCTGCGCGGGGCCCGTCTGGAAGAGATGGTGCGAGAGGCCACGCGCCTGGCGGCACAGTTGGAGGGGTGTCACCTGTCTCCTCCCGACCCCAGAGACCCCCCGGGACCCGCCGCCACGCCCCCCGGCactccccgcagcccccgccgccAGACCTTCGTGGTGAAGGACAGTCCGGTGCGAGCGCTTCTGCCCATAGTGGAGTCTCAGGGACCTGCCTCCTTCTCCCATCTCCCTGCCAAGCCCCAGGGGGCCTCTGCCgccaccagtgtccccagg GCACCCCCCAGCCGTAATTCCACAGCAGTGGCGAAGGCACCCTCCGGAGGCAGGAGGCTCCCCGCCAGCCGTGTGGGCCTCCCCcggctgtgccctccccaggGGCAGGAAGCTGGTGCCCGGGGCAGGTCAGAGCCCCCCCGGGGCGGGGCAGCAG GCCAGCCGAAGGCAAGGGGGGTCACAGTCCCCTGCCCCGCCCACACCCGCCAACCTCACACCAGGACCACCaccacccctgtcccctccgGCTGTtccccagcacccactgccctCCCCAAGGTGTCCCCTCGGAGTCCAGCAGCGGGTGGGAGGACCCCCATCCCAAGAG gAACAGGGGCAGCACGGGCAGTCCCCCTAACTGCTGCCTCGGGGTGCAAACCAGGATCCCCCCCTGCCCGCCTGCGGCCCCCCCGCAAGACGGCAGTGACCCCGAGGTGA
- the PPIL1 gene encoding peptidyl-prolyl cis-trans isomerase-like 1 isoform X1: MAAVPPDSWQPPTVSMETTMGPLVLELYWQHAPRTCKNFAELSRRGYYNGTKFHRIIKDFMVQGGDPTGTGRGGASIYGKQFEDELHPDLKFTGAGILAMANAGPDTNGSQFFLTLGPAQWLDGKHSIFGRVCQGMGVLGRLAMVETNSQDRPLDDVKVIKAYPSG, encoded by the exons ATGGCCGCCGTCCCGCCCGACTCCTGGCAGCCGCCCACCGTTTCCATGGAGACCAC gatgGGCCCACTTGTGCTGGAACTGTACTGGCAACACGCTCCCCGCACCTGCAAGAACTTTGCTGAGCTGAGCCGCCGTGGGTACTACAATGGCACCAAGTTCCACCGCATCATCAAGGACTTCATGGTGCAGGGAGGAGACCCCACGGGTACTG GCCGTGGTGGTGCCTCCATCTATGGGAAACAGTTCGAGGATGAGCTGCACCCTGACCTGAAGTTCACTG GTGCTGGGATCCTGGCAATGGCCAATGCAGGGCCAGACACCAATGGAAGCCAATTTTTCCTGACACTGGGCCCAGCACAGTGGTTGGATGGGAAGCACAGCATTTTCGGGAGAGTGTGCCAAGGCATGGGGGTGCTGGGGCGCCTAGCCATGGTGGAGACCAACTCCCAGGACCGACCCCTCGATGATGTCAAGGTCATCAAGGCGTATCCCTCGGGGTAG
- the PPIL1 gene encoding peptidyl-prolyl cis-trans isomerase-like 1 isoform X2: protein MGPLVLELYWQHAPRTCKNFAELSRRGYYNGTKFHRIIKDFMVQGGDPTGTGRGGASIYGKQFEDELHPDLKFTGAGILAMANAGPDTNGSQFFLTLGPAQWLDGKHSIFGRVCQGMGVLGRLAMVETNSQDRPLDDVKVIKAYPSG, encoded by the exons atgGGCCCACTTGTGCTGGAACTGTACTGGCAACACGCTCCCCGCACCTGCAAGAACTTTGCTGAGCTGAGCCGCCGTGGGTACTACAATGGCACCAAGTTCCACCGCATCATCAAGGACTTCATGGTGCAGGGAGGAGACCCCACGGGTACTG GCCGTGGTGGTGCCTCCATCTATGGGAAACAGTTCGAGGATGAGCTGCACCCTGACCTGAAGTTCACTG GTGCTGGGATCCTGGCAATGGCCAATGCAGGGCCAGACACCAATGGAAGCCAATTTTTCCTGACACTGGGCCCAGCACAGTGGTTGGATGGGAAGCACAGCATTTTCGGGAGAGTGTGCCAAGGCATGGGGGTGCTGGGGCGCCTAGCCATGGTGGAGACCAACTCCCAGGACCGACCCCTCGATGATGTCAAGGTCATCAAGGCGTATCCCTCGGGGTAG
- the PPIL1 gene encoding peptidyl-prolyl cis-trans isomerase-like 1 isoform X3, which produces MAAVPPDSWQPPTVSMETTMGPLVLELYWQHAPRTCKNFAELSRRGYYNGTKFHRIIKDFMVQGGDPTGTGRGGASIYGKQFEDELHPDLKFTGAGILVMASMELDTNGSKLLLISTKTPPSGDRFPRSLAWSDMSQGSQP; this is translated from the exons ATGGCCGCCGTCCCGCCCGACTCCTGGCAGCCGCCCACCGTTTCCATGGAGACCAC gatgGGCCCACTTGTGCTGGAACTGTACTGGCAACACGCTCCCCGCACCTGCAAGAACTTTGCTGAGCTGAGCCGCCGTGGGTACTACAATGGCACCAAGTTCCACCGCATCATCAAGGACTTCATGGTGCAGGGAGGAGACCCCACGGGTACTG GCCGTGGTGGTGCCTCCATCTATGGGAAACAGTTCGAGGATGAGCTGCACCCTGACCTGAAGTTCACTGGTG CTGGGATCCTGGTGATGGCCAGTATGGAGCTGGACACCAATGGGAGCAAGTTGTTACTGATATCCACTAAGACCCCTCCATCAGGTGACAGATTCCCCAGGAGCCTGGCATGGAGTGACATGTCCCAAGGATCACAGCCATAG